CGCCCAGCAGGCCCAGATCCCTGGCCAGGGCGCGCCAGACCTCCGGCCGTCGTCCGGGTCCGTTGCGACTGGCCTCTGTACGGGCGGCGAAGGGATAGGCTTCGGCTAGGTAGCGTCGAAGCGTGTCACGCAGTTGCGACTGCTCGCTGGTCAGATCGAAATCCACGTCGGCTCCGGCCTTTCAACGATAGGGCTCGTCGTCCCACCACGGATAGAAGTCCGGCATGTCTTTCGACACCGCGTCGGGGTAGGTGGCTGCGCGCTTCTCGAGGAAGGAGGCCACACCCTCGGCGGCGTCGGCGCTGGCCGTGCGTGACAGGATGGCGCGGCTGTCGATGCGGTGGGCCTCCATCGGGTGGCTCTGGCCCAGGCCGCGCCACAGCATCTGGCGGGTCAGGGCGACCGAGACTGGCGACGTGTTCTCGACGATCTCACGTGCGATGGCCCGCGCCGCCGGCAACAGGTCCTCGGGCGCGTGAAGCGAACGGACCAGCCCTCCATCCAAAGCCTCCTGGGCATCGAGCACCCGGCCGCTGTAGCACCACTCCAAGGCCTTCGAGACGCCCACCACACGCGGCAGGAACCAGGATGAAGCGGCCTCGGGCACAATGCCGCGTCGCGTGAAGACGAAGCCGAAACGGGCCTTCTCGCTGGCCAGTCGGATATCCATCGGCAGGGTCATGGTCACGCCGACGCCCACGGCCGCGCCATTGA
Above is a genomic segment from Candidatus Brevundimonas colombiensis containing:
- a CDS encoding crotonase/enoyl-CoA hydratase family protein, whose amino-acid sequence is MSYNTIRYEVEDGVALITLSRPDKLNAFTPVMMHEMIDALDRTDADDAVRAVIFTGEGRAYCAGADLSAGTRGFVDEGQQSLMNADGSVNYGAEAARDGGGLLTLRLFESTKPLIGAINGAAVGVGVTMTLPMDIRLASEKARFGFVFTRRGIVPEAASSWFLPRVVGVSKALEWCYSGRVLDAQEALDGGLVRSLHAPEDLLPAARAIAREIVENTSPVSVALTRQMLWRGLGQSHPMEAHRIDSRAILSRTASADAAEGVASFLEKRAATYPDAVSKDMPDFYPWWDDEPYR